The following coding sequences are from one Sporichthya brevicatena window:
- a CDS encoding spirocyclase AveC family protein, translating to MAVLAEEVRPDVTRRPVPKPRLILGAAAAGALVLTILMTAKKGPEGRILADRPAETWPQLWGYDHWISTVQIATLIATTSFLAYFTVWSRRNARLHPAFPVLAGLFVMGAFADTFANWTSSAAMNPELLHYPTDWPILDVSPTTEPIINKVAYPYLFLFPALAVVTLLRRRARRTGRSPRRPLWTVFGITFVIAVLINWVLVNLFMCRIEYWTYTQIPDWAAVRGGTPWQYSWHDPLSLSFITAAAGVLLWISYSRDTRALKQFGVTVLVTAIAYLPYNAVWASFRLTDSGDTLAPWIYENTKVYDPKGDYAEAGVPGPYFKGIWP from the coding sequence GTGGCCGTCCTCGCCGAAGAGGTACGCCCGGACGTCACCCGGCGCCCGGTCCCCAAACCGCGCCTGATTCTCGGGGCCGCCGCGGCCGGAGCGCTCGTCCTCACGATCCTGATGACGGCGAAGAAGGGCCCCGAGGGCCGGATCCTCGCCGACCGGCCGGCGGAGACGTGGCCGCAGCTGTGGGGCTACGACCACTGGATCTCCACTGTCCAGATCGCGACGCTGATCGCCACCACGTCGTTCCTCGCGTACTTCACCGTCTGGTCGCGCCGGAACGCCCGCCTGCACCCCGCGTTCCCGGTGCTCGCCGGCCTGTTCGTCATGGGCGCGTTCGCCGACACGTTCGCGAACTGGACCTCGTCCGCGGCGATGAACCCCGAGCTGCTGCACTACCCGACGGACTGGCCGATCCTCGACGTCTCCCCGACGACCGAACCGATCATCAACAAGGTCGCCTACCCCTACCTGTTTCTCTTCCCGGCGCTCGCGGTCGTGACGCTGCTGCGCCGGCGCGCCCGCAGGACCGGACGCTCGCCGCGGCGCCCGCTGTGGACGGTCTTCGGCATCACGTTCGTCATCGCGGTCCTGATCAACTGGGTGCTGGTCAACCTCTTCATGTGCCGCATCGAGTACTGGACCTACACCCAGATCCCCGACTGGGCCGCGGTCCGCGGCGGAACGCCCTGGCAGTACTCGTGGCACGACCCGCTGTCGCTGTCGTTCATCACCGCGGCCGCCGGCGTCCTGCTCTGGATCAGCTACTCCCGCGACACCCGCGCCCTGAAGCAGTTCGGCGTCACCGTGCTCGTCACGGCGATCGCTTATCTCCCCTACAACGCCGTGTGGGCGTCGTTCCGCCTGACCGACAGCGGCGACACGCTCGCACCCTGGATCTACGAGAACACGAAGGTCTACGACCCCAAGGGTGACTACGCCGAGGCCGGGGTCCCCGGTCCCTACTTCAAAGGAATCTGGCCATGA
- a CDS encoding alpha/beta hydrolase: MTNRRGIRVRAAAGIAVLSLVAAGCSGGGDRLPSASPAPAPTAAADGTPVPTPAPAALAKFYDQKLSWSACGGGFQCTKVKVPIDYEKPAGATLNLSVTRLRTNGKRLGSLLLNPGGPGASGVGYLQAAYRGITEPVRANYDLVSFDPRGVGKSKPIDCVTDSQLDEFLSADVTMDNANDVAAWDRIAKRFAAGCKQRTGPLLGKVDTDNVARDLDVLRGVLGDEKLHYLGYSYGTYIGARYAELFPANVGRMVLDGAIDPALSAVDLSLAQAKGFQIAWEAFVADCLKDKKDCQIGSKRGEIETRLRGMLAAADSKPLRSRSGRPVPEAMATLGVVSALYSTQRWEFLRAALLAAYNGDGTGLLYLADAYLQRNDRGGFPDNSNEAIYAVNCLDRPFTGTPEQIQAEVPRFREASPLFGEFIAWSLLPCTYWPVQPAQEPGPVTGAGAAPIVVIGTTRDPATPYEWAKVLAEQLESGIFVSHDGDGHTVYGDDNRCINRLVEDYLVNGEAPRDGVECD; this comes from the coding sequence ATGACGAACCGGCGGGGGATCCGCGTCCGCGCGGCAGCAGGAATCGCGGTCCTGAGCCTGGTCGCTGCCGGCTGCAGCGGCGGCGGGGACCGACTGCCCTCGGCGAGCCCCGCCCCGGCGCCGACCGCGGCGGCGGACGGCACCCCCGTCCCCACACCGGCCCCGGCGGCGCTCGCGAAGTTCTACGACCAGAAGCTGAGCTGGAGCGCCTGCGGCGGCGGTTTCCAGTGCACCAAGGTGAAGGTCCCGATCGACTACGAGAAGCCGGCCGGTGCGACGCTGAACCTCTCCGTCACCCGGCTGCGGACCAACGGCAAGCGCCTCGGCTCGCTGCTGCTGAACCCGGGCGGCCCCGGCGCCTCCGGAGTGGGCTACCTGCAGGCGGCGTACCGGGGCATCACCGAGCCGGTGCGGGCGAACTACGACCTCGTCAGCTTCGACCCGCGCGGCGTCGGCAAGAGCAAGCCGATCGACTGCGTGACGGACAGTCAGCTCGACGAGTTCCTCTCCGCCGACGTCACGATGGACAACGCGAACGACGTCGCGGCATGGGACCGGATCGCGAAGCGCTTCGCGGCCGGCTGCAAGCAGCGGACCGGCCCGCTCCTCGGCAAGGTCGACACCGACAACGTCGCGCGCGACCTCGACGTCCTGCGCGGGGTGCTCGGCGACGAGAAGCTGCACTACCTCGGCTACTCCTACGGCACCTACATCGGTGCCCGCTACGCCGAGCTGTTCCCGGCCAACGTCGGGCGGATGGTGCTCGACGGTGCGATCGACCCGGCGCTCTCCGCGGTGGACCTCTCCCTGGCGCAAGCCAAGGGGTTCCAGATCGCGTGGGAGGCGTTCGTCGCCGACTGCCTGAAGGACAAGAAGGACTGCCAGATCGGCAGCAAGCGTGGGGAGATCGAGACCCGTCTGCGCGGCATGCTCGCGGCGGCCGACTCCAAGCCGCTGCGGTCGCGGTCCGGCCGGCCGGTGCCGGAGGCGATGGCGACGCTCGGCGTCGTCTCCGCGCTCTACAGCACGCAGCGGTGGGAGTTCCTGCGGGCGGCGCTGCTCGCGGCCTACAACGGCGACGGCACCGGGCTGCTCTACCTGGCCGACGCCTACCTGCAGCGCAACGACCGGGGCGGGTTCCCGGACAACTCCAACGAGGCGATCTACGCGGTCAACTGCCTCGACCGCCCGTTCACCGGCACCCCGGAACAGATCCAGGCCGAGGTGCCGCGGTTCCGGGAGGCGTCGCCGCTGTTCGGGGAGTTCATCGCCTGGAGCCTGCTGCCCTGCACCTATTGGCCGGTCCAGCCGGCGCAGGAGCCGGGACCGGTGACCGGGGCGGGGGCGGCGCCGATCGTGGTCATCGGGACCACCCGCGACCCCGCGACGCCGTACGAGTGGGCGAAGGTGCTCGCGGAGCAGCTGGAGAGCGGCATCTTCGTCTCGCACGACGGCGACGGGCACACGGTCTACGGCGACGACAACCGGTGCATCAACCGGCTGGTCGAGGACTACCTCGTGAACGGCGAGGCGCCGCGCGACGGCGTGGAGTGCGACTGA
- a CDS encoding DNA polymerase III subunit delta' yields MTLGGVWADVVGQESAVAALAAAVAGEPGAMTHAWLVTGPPGSGRSVAARAFAAALQCPQGGCGECSECHTVLTGTHADVEVLTTELLSIGVKETRELVRRAALSPSNGRWQVIIAEDSDRLTDQAANALLKAIEEPPPRTVWILCAPSADDVLPTIRSRCRSVHLVTPSTTAVAEVLARRDGIDPETARVAALASQGHIGRARRLATDPDARSRRADVLALPRGITDVGSCLRAAERLIEAVKADVAAASEISDAAEREALKSALGIGTGAKQPPGAATALKELEKRQKARATRAQRDGLDRALVDLVAFYRDVLAVQLGADVEPVNAAEAAAVREIAADSTPETTLRRIEAVLACRTALETNAAPLLAVEAMTLALR; encoded by the coding sequence GTGACGTTGGGCGGGGTCTGGGCGGACGTCGTCGGGCAGGAGTCCGCGGTGGCGGCGCTCGCGGCCGCGGTCGCCGGGGAACCGGGCGCGATGACCCACGCGTGGCTGGTGACCGGCCCGCCGGGGTCAGGCCGCTCGGTCGCGGCGCGCGCGTTCGCCGCGGCGTTGCAGTGCCCGCAGGGCGGGTGCGGCGAGTGCTCCGAGTGCCACACGGTGCTGACCGGCACGCACGCCGACGTCGAGGTGCTGACCACCGAGCTGCTCAGCATCGGCGTCAAGGAGACCCGGGAGCTGGTGCGCCGGGCCGCGCTGTCGCCGTCGAACGGGCGGTGGCAGGTGATCATCGCCGAGGACTCCGACCGCCTCACCGACCAGGCCGCCAACGCGCTGCTGAAGGCGATCGAGGAGCCTCCGCCGCGGACGGTGTGGATCCTGTGCGCCCCGTCGGCGGACGACGTGCTGCCGACTATCCGCTCCCGCTGCCGCTCGGTGCACCTCGTCACGCCCAGCACGACGGCGGTGGCGGAGGTGCTCGCCCGGCGGGACGGGATCGACCCGGAGACCGCGCGCGTCGCCGCGCTCGCCTCGCAGGGCCACATCGGCCGGGCGCGGCGCCTCGCGACCGACCCCGACGCGCGCTCGCGGCGGGCGGACGTGCTGGCGCTGCCGCGCGGCATCACCGACGTCGGGTCGTGCCTGCGGGCCGCCGAGCGGCTGATCGAGGCGGTGAAGGCGGACGTCGCCGCGGCGTCCGAGATCTCCGACGCCGCCGAGCGGGAGGCGCTGAAGTCCGCGCTCGGCATCGGGACCGGGGCCAAGCAGCCCCCGGGCGCCGCGACCGCGCTCAAGGAGCTGGAGAAGCGGCAGAAGGCCCGCGCCACCCGCGCCCAGCGGGACGGGCTGGACCGGGCGCTGGTCGATCTGGTCGCGTTCTACCGAGATGTCCTCGCGGTGCAGCTCGGCGCCGACGTGGAGCCGGTCAACGCCGCCGAGGCCGCGGCCGTGCGTGAGATCGCGGCGGACAGCACCCCGGAGACCACCCTGCGGCGGATCGAGGCCGTTCTGGCCTGCCGGACCGCCCTGGAGACCAACGCCGCGCCGCTGCTCGCGGTCGAGGCGATGACGCTCGCGCTGCGCTGA
- the tmk gene encoding dTMP kinase has translation MPDQPLDHDVRGVLQIAPFRRLWISLSFSSLGDWLGLLAITAMAAELTTDSSADQNYAVAGVFILRLIPALLFAPIAGVVADRLDRRMTMVVTDVLRAGLFVSIPIVGSLWWLLVATFLIEALSLFWIPAKEATVPNLVPRERLEAANQISLVTAYGSAPVAAGIFTVLSLITAALGARFEFFVTHPASLALWLNAATFLFAAATIATLEIPRDNVERAKAENPWRNLVEGWKFVAQTPVVRGLLIGMLGAFAAGGTVVGLAPTFVRGLGAGNPGYGLLFGAVFVGLALGMLLGPRLLAGLSRRRLFAMSIVAAGLLLMVIAVIPELPVVVLFTVALGLASGVAWVTGYTLIGLEVADELRGRTFAFVQSMVRLTLVAVLAASPALAGAVGRVDFHPTDDVTVAYSGAAVVFLGAGAVAAAVGFFSYRHMDDRKGISLVRDVTSALRRETPLADPITSGFFLAFEGGDGAGKSTQVARLAEWLTARGHEVVVTREPGATAIGRRLRQMLLDTQDLGLSPRSEALLYAADRAQHVEEVIRPALERGAVVITDRYVDSSIAYQAAGRALSASDIERLSRFATRGLMPTLTIVLDVPPEVAAERRLLPPDRIESESMEFHHRVRQGFLDRAARRPRAYFVVDATKTPTEITAAVLQRVAQLMDESAGAQRPGSQQPEGSTP, from the coding sequence GTGCCGGACCAGCCGCTGGACCACGACGTACGGGGGGTCCTGCAGATCGCCCCGTTCCGGCGGCTGTGGATCTCGCTGTCGTTCTCGAGCCTCGGGGACTGGCTGGGCCTGCTCGCGATCACCGCGATGGCGGCCGAGCTCACCACCGACAGCTCGGCGGACCAGAACTACGCCGTCGCCGGTGTCTTCATCCTCCGGCTGATCCCGGCGCTGCTGTTCGCCCCGATCGCCGGCGTGGTCGCCGACCGGCTCGACCGGCGGATGACGATGGTCGTCACCGACGTCCTGCGCGCGGGCCTGTTCGTCTCGATCCCGATCGTCGGGTCGCTGTGGTGGCTCCTGGTCGCCACCTTCCTGATCGAGGCGTTGAGCCTGTTCTGGATCCCGGCCAAGGAGGCCACGGTCCCGAACCTCGTCCCGCGCGAGCGGCTCGAGGCGGCGAACCAGATCAGCCTGGTCACCGCGTACGGGTCCGCGCCGGTCGCAGCGGGCATCTTCACCGTCCTGTCGCTGATCACCGCGGCGCTCGGTGCACGGTTCGAGTTCTTCGTGACGCACCCCGCCTCGCTCGCGCTCTGGCTCAACGCCGCGACGTTCCTGTTCGCGGCGGCGACGATCGCGACGCTGGAGATCCCGCGGGACAACGTCGAGCGGGCGAAGGCCGAGAATCCGTGGCGGAACCTCGTCGAGGGCTGGAAGTTCGTCGCGCAGACCCCGGTGGTGCGCGGCCTGCTGATCGGCATGCTCGGCGCGTTCGCCGCCGGCGGCACGGTGGTCGGCCTGGCCCCGACGTTCGTGCGGGGCCTCGGCGCCGGCAACCCGGGCTACGGCCTGCTGTTCGGCGCGGTCTTCGTCGGGCTCGCGCTCGGGATGCTGCTCGGGCCGCGCCTGCTCGCCGGCCTCTCCCGCCGCCGGCTGTTCGCGATGTCGATCGTCGCGGCCGGCCTGCTGCTCATGGTGATCGCGGTGATCCCGGAGTTGCCGGTGGTCGTGCTCTTCACCGTCGCGCTCGGGCTCGCGTCCGGGGTCGCCTGGGTCACCGGGTACACGCTGATCGGCCTCGAGGTCGCGGACGAGCTGCGTGGTCGGACGTTCGCGTTCGTGCAGTCGATGGTCCGCCTGACGCTCGTCGCGGTGCTCGCGGCCTCGCCGGCGCTGGCCGGCGCCGTCGGCCGCGTCGACTTCCACCCGACCGACGACGTCACGGTGGCCTACAGCGGGGCCGCCGTCGTGTTCCTCGGTGCGGGCGCGGTCGCGGCCGCCGTCGGGTTCTTCTCCTACCGGCACATGGACGACCGCAAGGGCATCTCCCTGGTGCGGGACGTGACCTCCGCGCTGCGGCGCGAGACCCCGCTCGCGGACCCGATCACCTCCGGCTTTTTCCTCGCCTTCGAGGGTGGCGACGGCGCCGGCAAGTCGACGCAGGTGGCCCGGCTCGCGGAGTGGTTGACCGCGCGGGGGCACGAGGTCGTCGTGACCCGCGAACCCGGTGCGACCGCGATCGGCCGGCGGCTGCGCCAGATGCTGCTCGACACCCAGGACCTCGGGCTCTCCCCGCGCAGCGAGGCGTTGCTCTATGCCGCGGACCGCGCCCAGCACGTCGAGGAGGTGATCCGCCCGGCGCTCGAACGGGGCGCGGTGGTGATCACCGACCGGTACGTCGACTCCTCGATCGCCTACCAGGCCGCGGGTCGGGCGCTGTCGGCGTCGGACATCGAGCGGCTCTCCCGCTTCGCGACGCGCGGCCTGATGCCGACGCTGACGATCGTGCTCGACGTCCCGCCGGAGGTCGCGGCCGAACGTCGCCTGCTCCCGCCGGACCGGATCGAGTCCGAGTCGATGGAGTTCCATCACCGCGTCCGTCAGGGCTTCCTCGACCGGGCCGCGCGGCGGCCGCGGGCCTACTTCGTCGTCGACGCCACGAAGACGCCGACGGAGATCACCGCGGCCGTCCTGCAGCGGGTGGCGCAGCTGATGGACGAGTCGGCGGGTGCGCAGCGGCCGGGGTCGCAGCAGCCGGAAGGGAGCACGCCGTGA